One Rhodothermales bacterium genomic window, AGAACGCCTAGCGGAGGAACTACGATGGCTGCCTATACGCGCATTCTGCATCCAACCGATTTTTCGGAATCGTCTGAGTCGGCCCTGGCCGCGGCGCTGGATGTGGCCCGCCGGCAGGGGGCGGAACTCCACCTCCTGCATGTGGCGCCTACCTTCGGCGAGGACCCGCTGCACAGCGTGTACACGGCCGCGCTTGACGAGAAGCGGTTCTATCGTCAACTCCAGGACGAAGCCGACGCGCGGATGATCGCCCTCATCAACGCGCACGAAGCGACCGATCTGCGGATCAAACGCGTCCATACACACGGCCCGTCGCCGGCGCCGATGATCATTGCCTACGCGCAGGACGAAAACATCGACCTGATCGTCATCGGCACACACGGCCGGCGCGGTTTGCGGCGTTTCCTCCTGGGCAGCGTCGCCGAAGAAGTCATCCGGGGCGCCGGGTGCGACGTCTTCGCCGTGCGCGATCACACCCGGTACGAACCGGCCAAACGCCTGCTGGTCCCCCTCGATCTGACGCCGACCAGCGGGGCGCAACTGAAAACGGCCGGCGTGCTCGCCGCGATGTACGGCGCCGCCATCGACCTGCTCTACGTGCTCCCCGAACCCCCGCTCCCGGCCTGGGGCGTCGATGCCGACGTGCTCTACGGGCTGATGCCCGAGCGGAAAAACGAGGCCATCCAAACCCTCGAAAAACTGGCCGCTCCCTTGAAAGAGGAAGGCTTTGTCGTTCGCACCGTGGTCGAAGAGGGTTTTGCCAGCCGGGTCATCCACGAGGTTGCCGAGCGCAATTTCTCGGACCTGATCGTCATCGCGCCGCACAGTCGGAGCGTCGTCGAGCGCTTCTTCCTCGGCAGCGTGACCGAATGGGTGATCCGGCATTCCGAGCGGGCGGTCTACATCGCCCATACGTCGGTGGCGGAATCCGCCGAAACTGCGCCGGCCTCGGGAGCTTCCATCACGACCACTTCTTGACCAATCGTACGTTGTAATGCTTAATCAGGATGTCACTTCGTACGCCGTTCCTGCTCCGGCACGTGGTACCATGATCTCATCGTATGCTCCTCAGAACCCCTGGAATATTGCGGAAGGAGGGTTTCCCTCGCGCGGTTCCGCCAGCCAGAAGCTGAAGTTTCTGCTGAACTACGCGGTGCTCGCGCCTTCCCTCCACAACACGCAGCCCTGGTCGTTTCGGGTGCTGGACGATGAGGTGGAGTTTTTCGCGGATGCGTCCCGCGCGATGACCGTGCTCGACCCCGAGCATCGGCAACTGGTGATCAGCTGCGGCGCCGCGCTGTTCAACCTTCGGATGGCGATCAAGCATTACGAGCATACGCCGATCGTGCATACCTTCCCGGACCAGGACAAGCCGCATCTGCTGGCGCGGGTGCGCATCGTGGCGCCGGGCGAGGCCACGCCGCTCGAGCAGCAGCTTTTTGCGGCCATCAAAAAACGACGCACCCACCGGGGGGATTTCGCGGAGCTGCCCCTGACGGACGACGAGCTGGCCTCCCTTCGGGCCGTGGGCGAGCCGGAGCAGGTAGCGATCGAGGTGCTCACCGAAAAAGGCGCGAAAGAGGCTGTCGGGACGCTCATCGCCGAAGGGATGGCGTTGCAGGGCCGCAACGATCGGCTGCGTGCCGAGCTGTCGTCATGGACCGTCGAGCCCGGAAACACGCCTCCGGATCTCGTGCCGGCGTTCGCGCGCACGCGCCGCGGCACCACGGGCGGCGAGCTGGCTGACTGGGGCGGAGAAAAAGCCCAGTTTACCCTGCGCGACGTCTCCAGTGCGCCGGCGATCGTCGTCATCAGTACGCCGCACGAGAACCGCGTAAACTGGCTCAATACCGGGCAGGCGCTTTCGCGCTTGCTGCTGACATCGACCGGTCTGACCCTCTCCGCATCCTTCCTCAATCAGGGGGTGGAGGTGCCGGCGACGCGTCAGCGTCTGGCGGAACTCGTGGGGCATCCCTATCCGCAACTGGTTCTTCGGCTGGGCCATCCGCTGGGGCAGGCCTCGGAGGAAGTCCCGCGTCAGGCCGTCGACGAAAAAATCGTGACCCACGCGCTGCAAAATCCCGGCGGCGATGCGTAGGGGATTCGCCTACGTCTGACGCAGGGGTGGCTGTACAGGCGTGCGGTGTTGCGGGTTGTATATTGGGCGTTGCTTCCCTCTGTTCACGCCCTTTACACCCGGTTGCTGCACGTGAAAAGTATCATCTTATCTGATCCGGATGCCCGATTTTCCGATCTGGAAGAGGCGCTGACCGCCACCGGGTTTTCGTTTGAATACGTCGCGGTGACCGAGTCGCTGAGCCGGCGGTGCGTGCTGCAGCAATCGGATTTGATTGTCCTGACGTCGGTCACGAGGGAGGTGTTGGCCGATTGTGTCCGAATACGGGACAATGCCGAGTGTTTTCCGCTCGTGATGGCCATTTTTTATGAAGATCCGAGCTACACCGCGGAGGAGTTGCTCTCGTACAACGTCGACGACTTCATCCTCGCGCCGGTCACCCCGTTGCGTCTCGCCGGCCGGCTGACCTTCGCCCGCGCGCGGATCGTGAAGCGTTCGGAGAGCCGGGGGGTCGAGGCGGCGTTGCGTACCAGCGAAGCCAATGCCCGCGCGGTGCTCGAGACGACGGTCGACGGGGTGATCACGATCGACGTGCGGGGCACCATCCAGTCATTTAACCGGGCCGCGGAGCGGATTTTCGGCTACACCCCGCAGGAGGTGATCGGCCAGGGTATCCAGGTGTTGATGCCGCAGCCGATGCGCGACGAGCACGACGGCTACATGCGGAGTTATCTGGAAACCGGCCACGCCAAGATCATCGGCATCGGGCGGGAGGTGCAGGGGTTGCGGAAGGATGGCAGCGTGTTTCCGATGGATCTGGCGGTGAGCGAAGTGGTGACCAACGGCCAGCGGGGGTTTACCGGCATCGTGCGGGACATCTCGTACAAGCGGCAGCTCGAACGAGAGCTGCTGCGCATCAGCGAGCAGGAGCGCCGGCGGATCGGACAGGATCTGCACGACGGACTCGGGCAGATGCTCACGGGCATTGGCCTGATCGCCCAGAACCTCGCGCGCAAAATGGAGCGCAACGGGGCCGCCGAGGCGTCGGATGTCGCCGAAATCGCGCGACTCGTGAAGGACGCCGATCAGCAGGCGCGGACGCTGGCGCGCGGTCTCGTGCCCATCGAGTTTCACAGCAACGGGTTGTCCATCGCGCTCGAGCGCCTCGCCACGAACGCCTCCCGCATGTTCGGCATTCCCTGTTCGTTCGAGGAGATCGGCGAAAAAGTGCATGTGTACGACAGCTCCGTCGCCACGCATCTTTACCGCATCGCGCAGGAGGCGACCAACAACGCCGCCAAGCACAGCGAGGCCTCCCAGATCAAGATGTTGCTGGCGTCCGGCCAGGGGCAATTGCGGCTCCGCGTGCAGGACAACGGCCGCGGGATACGGCCGCGGAACAGTGACAGTGTGGGGATGGGGCTGAATATCATGAAGTACCGCGCCCAGATGATCGGGGGGGCGCTTGACCTGCGGACCAGTGCCGCGGATGGGACGGTGATTACCTGCACCGTGCCCTACGCCAACAAGCCCGACCGATCGGACGATGCCTACGTGACCGAACAGGAAACCATCTAGCGATCATGCTGCCTACACGCGGGCCGCTTCGTCCACCCTGAATGCTGCGGGCCGCCAAACCAAGAAGAGTCATGACGTACAACATCATCATTGTGGACGATCACCCCCTCATGCGGAAGGGGTTGGCGATGACGCTCGAGACGGAATCCGACTTGAAAGTCATCGGGCAGGCGGACAGCGCGGAAGACGCCATGGAGCTGTTCGAAACGATGCGGCCTCACGTGGCGATCGTGGACATCTCGCTGCCCGGCATGAGCGGGCTCGAACTCATCAAGCATCTCCAGGCGATCTACCCGAACGTAAAGATCGTCGTCGTCTCGCGACACGACGAATCGCTGTATGCGGAGCGCGCCATCCGTGCCGGCGCCCGGGGTTACGTGATGAAGATGGAGGCCGGCGACGTGATCGTGCAGGCCGTGCACCGCGTGCTCAGCGGCGGGATCTACGTGAGCCCCGATATCAACGAGCGGCTGCTGATGGGGATGCTCGCCGGCCGGCGTTCGCAGGGCACCTCCCCGATGGAGGTCCTCTCCGACCGTGAACTCGAGGTCTTCGAACTGACCGGGCGCGGCCTCACCACCCGCGAGATCTCCGAACGGCTGCACCTCTCGATCAAGACGGTCGAATCCTACCGCGCGCGCATCAAGAGCAAACTCGATCTCGACAACGCGACCGAACTGCTGCAGCACGCTATCCAGTGGGTCGAGAGCGTCGGGGCCGGCTGAAGGCCCAACCCGCGTTTGCCATTGGAAATCGGGCAACGTATCATCTTAACGTCTGTGAAGAAGGCACTTCCTTCAGGTCTTCACATGACGTTCATATCCAGCCGGGCGTAGGGATTCTCCTTACAGCGAAAAAAGGGTTGACCTGCGCATCGCGAGGGGGCGCCCCTGCATAGGTTACAGGGTGTCGCCGTCATCGTTGCGGGTGGTGGCGTCTGTACCTTTTGCCAATCTTTTTTTCTCCTCAGCACCGCTAAACACATGGAAACTGGCACCCGAATCGGGCAAGCAGGCATCGAATCCGAACGATCGGATTACCAGCTGTTCACCTACGACGAGGGCATTGTCCGGATGTTTGTCTGGGCGACGTTTATCTGGGGTCTCGTCGGCATGCTGGTGGGGGTCATCATCGCCCTCCAACTTCCTTTCTGGCCCGCCAACCTGGGCGAGTATTTGAGCTTCGGCCGGTTGAGGCCGCTTCATACCAACGCCGTCATTTTTGCGTTTGCAGGCAATGCGATCTTTGCTGCGATCTATTATTCGACGCAGCGGCTGACCAAGGCCCGCATGTTCAACGACCTGATGAGCCGCGTGCACTTCTGGGGATGGCAGACCATCATCGTCTCGGCCGCCATCACCCTGCCGCTCGGCATCACGACCAGCAAGGAATATGCGGAGCTGGAATGGCCGATCGACATCCTGATCACGCTGGTGTGGGTGGTTTTCGCCATCAACTTTTTTATGACCCTCAAGAGGCGGCGTGAGCAGCATCTGTACGTGGCGTTGTGGTTCTACATGGCCACGATCATCACGGTGGCGGTGCTGCACATCGGCAACAGCCTGGCCATGCCGGCGAGCCTGTTCAAGAGTTATCCGATTTACGCCGGCGTACAGGACGCCTTCATCCAGTGGTGGTACGGCCACAATGCGGTCGCCTTCTTTCTGACGACGCCTTTCCTGGGGCTGATGTACTACTTCCTCCCGAAAGCGGCCGATCGCCCGGTGTTCTCGTACCGGCTGTCGATCGTTCACTTCTGGAGCCTCGTGTTCATCTACATCTGGGCCGGCCCGCACCACCTCAACTACACGGCGCTGCCGGAGTGGGCGGCGACGCTCGGGATGGTGTTTTCGGTCATGTTGTGGATGCCGAGCTGGGGCGGCATGATCAACGGCCTCTTTACGCTGCGCGGCGCCTGGCACAAGCTGCGTGACAGCGTGGTGCTGAAAATGTATGTGATCGGCATCACGTTCTACGGGATGTCGACCTTCGAGGGGCCGCTGCTTTCGGTCAAGGCCGTCAACGCGCTCAGCCACTACACGGACTGGACGATCGGTCACGTACACGCCGGCGCGCTGGGCTGGAACGGTTTTATGACGTTCGGGATGATCTACTGGCTGCTGCCGCGTCTGTGGCGCACCGAGCTGTGGAGCCAGAAGCTGGCCACCGCGCACTTCTGGGTGGGCACGATCGGCATGCTGCTGTACGTGTTCTCGATGTACACCGCCGGCGTGACCCAGGGCCTCATGTGGCGCGCCTTCGACGAAGCCGGCCGGTTGACGTATCCGGACTTCATCGAAACGGTGGTCCAGATCGTCCCGATGTACTGGGTGCGTCTGATCGGCGGACTCCTCTACTTCTCCGGCGTCGTCCTGATGGGGATCAACATGATCCAGACGGTGCGCAGCGCGCCCAAGGAATTGCCCGATCCGGCGTTCGCGCTGCCGGCGGTCCAGTCTTAATCTCCCAAAAGCCGAGAGTAAACCATGGCAAAACGCATTATAGAGACCGAAGGCGCGCACCGAAAGCTCGAGGGCTGGCCGCTGCTCTTCTCCGTGTTGATCGGGATCTCCATCCTGATCGGCGGCGCGGTCGAGTTCATTCCGCTGGTGCTCGTTTCCACCAACGTCCCGAAGATTTCCACGGTGACGCCGTACACGCCGCTGGAAGTCGCCGGCCGCGACATCTACATCCGCGAAGGGTGCAACAACTGCCATTCGCAGCAGGTCCGTCCCTTCCGCGACGAGATCGAACGGTATGGCGACTACTCCAAGCCGGGTGAGTTCGTGTACGACCACCCGTTCCTCTGGGGCTCGAAACGTTCCGGTCCGGACCTCGCCCGCGTGGGCGGGAAATACCCGGACCTGTGGCATGTGCGCCACATGGAAGATCCGCGCTCGACGAGTCCGCGTTCGCTGATGCCGCCCTACTACTGGCTGCTCAGCAAGGAGGCGGACCTGGATGCCCTACCGGCGAAGCTCCGGGCGCTGAGCCGGGTGGGCGTGCCCTACACCGATCAGGAGATCGCGCAGGCGACGGCCACGGCGCGCCAGCAGGCGCAGCAAATCGCCGCCGGCGTGGCGTCCCAGGGCGGTCCGGCCGGCCTGGAATCCAAAGAGATCGTCGCGCTCGTTTCCTATCTCCAGCGCCTCGGGAAAGACCTCAAGGCCGCGCCGGAATATCAATCTGCAGGAGGTACGCCATGATGAAGGATGCCATTCGCGCGCTGGAAACCGGCGCGCTGGCGGAAATAGGGCTCATCGCTTTTGTGGTGGCGTTCGTGCTGATCCTGGTCTACACCTTTTCGTTGTCCGCCCGGTTTCGCGACGCCGCCAAGAGCATGCCCCTGAACGATTCTGAACCCATTCCAACCGAGACGAACCATGCCTGAAACGCCCAGCCACGCGCCTGACGGTACGACCGGCGGCGACGACGCGATCATTCGCGGGCACAATTATGACGGAATCAAGGAGTATGACAATCCGATGCCCGGATGGTGGGTCTGGATTTTCGTGCTCTCCGTGATCTTCGCACCGATTTACGTCCTCGGTGTCCACGTCTTCGGATTCCTCGACTCCTACGAGGACGACCTGGCGCAGGGCCGCGAGGAATTGCAGGTGATGCGGCACGCCTACGCCGAAGCCAACCCCGACGCCGCCGTCGATGCCAGCTCCCTGGATGCGCTGGTGGCGAATCCGGAGATGGTCGAAGCCGGCGCGGCGCACTTCGCGGCGCAATGCGCGGCCTGCCACGGGATGCAGGGCCAGGGATTGATCGGTCCGAATCTGACCGATAACTACTGGATCCATGGCGCGGCGAATTCCGCCATCTTCGATGTCATTACCAAGGGCGTCCTAGAAAAAGGGATGCCGCCCTGGGAAGCCGTCTTCTCCCCGGAAGAACGCGCCGAACTGGTGGCCTTCATCAAGTCGATCCAGGGCACCAATCCGCCCAACCCCAAAGCTCCTGAAGGCGAAGCCGTCTAGGGGGCATTGACCGTGCGCCACGCCCCCGGCGCGGCGCGCGTTACGACCATGAAACGTTCCGAACAGTCAACTCCGTTTGTAACCGAGGCGCCCCGGATTCTGGAGTCTCCCGAAGAGGTGCTCAGCACGCTGGGCGCCGACGGGAAACGGCGCTGGATCTATCCGGTATCCAGCCCGGGCCGGTACTTCAACTGGCGCCGGATCGTGGGCTACGTGCTCGTGGTGCTGTACCTGGCGCTCCCCGTGATCCACATCGGCGGCAAGCCGGCGGTCATGCTGGATTTCGTGCATCGGGAGTTCGCCCTGTTCGGCCTGACGTTTTACCCGACCGATACCCTGCTTCTCCTCGGCTTCGGGGTGAGCATGGTGCTGGTGGTGATCATCGGCACCGCCCTGCTCGGCCGCGTCTGGTGTGGATGGGCCTGTCCGCAAACCGTATATCTCGAGTTTGTGTTCAGGCCCATCGAACGCCTGATCGAGGGGAAGGAGCACGTGCGGTCGCGCCGCGACGCCGGCCCGATGAACTGGGACAAGGCCTGGCGCAAGGGGCTCAAGCTCAGCATCTATCTGCTGATCGCGCTCCTGCTCGCCCACACCTTCGTGGCGTATTTCGTGGGGTGGCAGACGCTGATCGACTGGATGCTGGATCCGCCCGGCGAACACTTCGGATTTTTCGGGATGATGGCCCTGACGACGGGGTTGATCCTGTACGATTTCGGCTACTTCCGCGAGCAGATGTGCACGATCGCGTGCCCGTATGCCCGCATGCAGTCGGTGCTCCTCGATCCCGACTCCCTGATCGTTTCGTACGACCCCGGGCGCGGCGAGCCGCGCGCCAAGCGGTCCCGCAAGACGATGGAGGAAGAGGCCGCCGGCGTGCGGCCGGCTCAGGGCGACTGCATCGACTGCCTCGCGTGCGTCCGCACCTGCCCGACGGGGATCGACATCCGCAACGGCCTGCAGATGGAATGCATCGCCTGCACGCAGTGCATCGACGCGTGCGATTCCATTATGGACAAGATCGGCAAGCCGCGCGGCCTCGTACGGTATACGTCCGAACATGCGCTCGCCGGCAAGGAGTCCCGGCTCTTCCGCCCGCGAACCATCCTCTACACCCTGCTGATCGGGCTGGTGTCGACCCTCTTCGTCGTCGGGCTCGTGCTGCGCTCGGATTACGATATCAATGTCGGGCGCGTGACGGGTTCGCCGTTCACCGAACTGCCGGACGGCTCCATCGCAAACCGGCTGCGTTTCCGCGTGCGCAACCAGACCGGCGCCACGACGACGATGACGATCACCGGCTTGCCGAAGGATCAGATCGAAATGCGGTTCGTCGGCGTGCACCCGATGCCGATCCAGCCGGGCGAGATGATCCGGCTCGAGGCCTGGGTTGTCGTCCAGCCCGACTATTTCAAAACATCCACCAGCCGCGAAACGACCTTTGACGTGTCGTTTTCCGACGGTGTCACCGAAACGGTTTCGTTTCCCTTACTCGGTCCGTCCGCGCATGAACCAGCCAACAACTAACGGCCACGCCGGCACGCCCCATTCCGGCTGGCAGTGGCCCGCGTTTGTGATCGCTCTGCTCCTCACGAGCGTGGTCACGATGAGCATCGTGGTCTTTCTGGCGCGTTCCGACGGCGGGGCGCAGGTGATCGACGACTACTACCAGAAGGCCGTCGACTACGACGTCCGGCGCGCGGAGCAGGCCCGCAGCGACGCCCTGGGATGGAGCGCCGCCATCGAGGTCACCGCGCACGCGGAGGGTCGGCTCGTGCGCTGCGTCATCCGCGATAGCGCCGGCGCGGCCGTGCCGGGCCTGAACGTGACGCTGACCGCCTACCGCCCCCAGTTTGTGGACGCCCGCGCCGAAGTGACGCTGGCAGCTACCTCGACGCCCGGCACCTACGAAGCCATCGCATCGCTCGAAGGGGAGGGGCTCTGGGATTTTTATGTCCGGGCGACCACCGATACCTCCGCCTTCATCACGAACGTTCGCACCGAGCTCTAGGCGGCATGGCCTTGCCGGCCTTCGCGTCTCGAATGGCATGACCGAAACGACCCTCATATCTCCGCCGGTTTCGGCCCGGACCGTGCCCTGTGCGCACTGCGGTCTGCCGGCGCCGGCGGTCGAAGGCGAGCCGTCGTTCTGCTGCACGGGGTGTGAGATGGTGTACCGCGCCCTGCACGACGCCGGCCTGGACGAGACCTTTTACCACCTGCGCGACGTCCAGGAGACGGCGTCCGGCAGGGCGGACGAAACGAGGCTCGACGAGCTTTTTCTGG contains:
- the ccoN gene encoding cytochrome-c oxidase, cbb3-type subunit I, which produces METGTRIGQAGIESERSDYQLFTYDEGIVRMFVWATFIWGLVGMLVGVIIALQLPFWPANLGEYLSFGRLRPLHTNAVIFAFAGNAIFAAIYYSTQRLTKARMFNDLMSRVHFWGWQTIIVSAAITLPLGITTSKEYAELEWPIDILITLVWVVFAINFFMTLKRRREQHLYVALWFYMATIITVAVLHIGNSLAMPASLFKSYPIYAGVQDAFIQWWYGHNAVAFFLTTPFLGLMYYFLPKAADRPVFSYRLSIVHFWSLVFIYIWAGPHHLNYTALPEWAATLGMVFSVMLWMPSWGGMINGLFTLRGAWHKLRDSVVLKMYVIGITFYGMSTFEGPLLSVKAVNALSHYTDWTIGHVHAGALGWNGFMTFGMIYWLLPRLWRTELWSQKLATAHFWVGTIGMLLYVFSMYTAGVTQGLMWRAFDEAGRLTYPDFIETVVQIVPMYWVRLIGGLLYFSGVVLMGINMIQTVRSAPKELPDPAFALPAVQS
- a CDS encoding universal stress protein, yielding MAAYTRILHPTDFSESSESALAAALDVARRQGAELHLLHVAPTFGEDPLHSVYTAALDEKRFYRQLQDEADARMIALINAHEATDLRIKRVHTHGPSPAPMIIAYAQDENIDLIVIGTHGRRGLRRFLLGSVAEEVIRGAGCDVFAVRDHTRYEPAKRLLVPLDLTPTSGAQLKTAGVLAAMYGAAIDLLYVLPEPPLPAWGVDADVLYGLMPERKNEAIQTLEKLAAPLKEEGFVVRTVVEEGFASRVIHEVAERNFSDLIVIAPHSRSVVERFFLGSVTEWVIRHSERAVYIAHTSVAESAETAPASGASITTTS
- a CDS encoding FixH family protein, translated to MNQPTTNGHAGTPHSGWQWPAFVIALLLTSVVTMSIVVFLARSDGGAQVIDDYYQKAVDYDVRRAEQARSDALGWSAAIEVTAHAEGRLVRCVIRDSAGAAVPGLNVTLTAYRPQFVDARAEVTLAATSTPGTYEAIASLEGEGLWDFYVRATTDTSAFITNVRTEL
- a CDS encoding c-type cytochrome; translated protein: MPETPSHAPDGTTGGDDAIIRGHNYDGIKEYDNPMPGWWVWIFVLSVIFAPIYVLGVHVFGFLDSYEDDLAQGREELQVMRHAYAEANPDAAVDASSLDALVANPEMVEAGAAHFAAQCAACHGMQGQGLIGPNLTDNYWIHGAANSAIFDVITKGVLEKGMPPWEAVFSPEERAELVAFIKSIQGTNPPNPKAPEGEAV
- the ccoO gene encoding cytochrome-c oxidase, cbb3-type subunit II codes for the protein MAKRIIETEGAHRKLEGWPLLFSVLIGISILIGGAVEFIPLVLVSTNVPKISTVTPYTPLEVAGRDIYIREGCNNCHSQQVRPFRDEIERYGDYSKPGEFVYDHPFLWGSKRSGPDLARVGGKYPDLWHVRHMEDPRSTSPRSLMPPYYWLLSKEADLDALPAKLRALSRVGVPYTDQEIAQATATARQQAQQIAAGVASQGGPAGLESKEIVALVSYLQRLGKDLKAAPEYQSAGGTP
- a CDS encoding cbb3-type cytochrome c oxidase subunit 3, with the protein product MMKDAIRALETGALAEIGLIAFVVAFVLILVYTFSLSARFRDAAKSMPLNDSEPIPTETNHA
- a CDS encoding PAS domain S-box protein; protein product: MKSIILSDPDARFSDLEEALTATGFSFEYVAVTESLSRRCVLQQSDLIVLTSVTREVLADCVRIRDNAECFPLVMAIFYEDPSYTAEELLSYNVDDFILAPVTPLRLAGRLTFARARIVKRSESRGVEAALRTSEANARAVLETTVDGVITIDVRGTIQSFNRAAERIFGYTPQEVIGQGIQVLMPQPMRDEHDGYMRSYLETGHAKIIGIGREVQGLRKDGSVFPMDLAVSEVVTNGQRGFTGIVRDISYKRQLERELLRISEQERRRIGQDLHDGLGQMLTGIGLIAQNLARKMERNGAAEASDVAEIARLVKDADQQARTLARGLVPIEFHSNGLSIALERLATNASRMFGIPCSFEEIGEKVHVYDSSVATHLYRIAQEATNNAAKHSEASQIKMLLASGQGQLRLRVQDNGRGIRPRNSDSVGMGLNIMKYRAQMIGGALDLRTSAADGTVITCTVPYANKPDRSDDAYVTEQETI
- a CDS encoding nitroreductase, producing MISSYAPQNPWNIAEGGFPSRGSASQKLKFLLNYAVLAPSLHNTQPWSFRVLDDEVEFFADASRAMTVLDPEHRQLVISCGAALFNLRMAIKHYEHTPIVHTFPDQDKPHLLARVRIVAPGEATPLEQQLFAAIKKRRTHRGDFAELPLTDDELASLRAVGEPEQVAIEVLTEKGAKEAVGTLIAEGMALQGRNDRLRAELSSWTVEPGNTPPDLVPAFARTRRGTTGGELADWGGEKAQFTLRDVSSAPAIVVISTPHENRVNWLNTGQALSRLLLTSTGLTLSASFLNQGVEVPATRQRLAELVGHPYPQLVLRLGHPLGQASEEVPRQAVDEKIVTHALQNPGGDA
- a CDS encoding response regulator transcription factor, with product MTYNIIIVDDHPLMRKGLAMTLETESDLKVIGQADSAEDAMELFETMRPHVAIVDISLPGMSGLELIKHLQAIYPNVKIVVVSRHDESLYAERAIRAGARGYVMKMEAGDVIVQAVHRVLSGGIYVSPDINERLLMGMLAGRRSQGTSPMEVLSDRELEVFELTGRGLTTREISERLHLSIKTVESYRARIKSKLDLDNATELLQHAIQWVESVGAG
- the ccoG gene encoding cytochrome c oxidase accessory protein CcoG, with protein sequence MKRSEQSTPFVTEAPRILESPEEVLSTLGADGKRRWIYPVSSPGRYFNWRRIVGYVLVVLYLALPVIHIGGKPAVMLDFVHREFALFGLTFYPTDTLLLLGFGVSMVLVVIIGTALLGRVWCGWACPQTVYLEFVFRPIERLIEGKEHVRSRRDAGPMNWDKAWRKGLKLSIYLLIALLLAHTFVAYFVGWQTLIDWMLDPPGEHFGFFGMMALTTGLILYDFGYFREQMCTIACPYARMQSVLLDPDSLIVSYDPGRGEPRAKRSRKTMEEEAAGVRPAQGDCIDCLACVRTCPTGIDIRNGLQMECIACTQCIDACDSIMDKIGKPRGLVRYTSEHALAGKESRLFRPRTILYTLLIGLVSTLFVVGLVLRSDYDINVGRVTGSPFTELPDGSIANRLRFRVRNQTGATTTMTITGLPKDQIEMRFVGVHPMPIQPGEMIRLEAWVVVQPDYFKTSTSRETTFDVSFSDGVTETVSFPLLGPSAHEPANN